The following DNA comes from Vairimorpha necatrix chromosome 5, complete sequence.
TCGGAGTTCTTGTTTAGTTTATTGACACTTTCATAAAGTTGAGAATTGAAAATCGAAGATGTCTCGAATGGGTTCATTTGGGGTAGAAAAATACtgaacattttaaatttatttttacgtctttgtatgaaaaaaaaaagaaaaaaagttatGAAATAGTTTAATGAAGTAATTTGGAGAAGTCTAAGTGtgcttaaatttatattgttgcaagtcaaaatatttcattaaattttgtattatttccttttttttttatagacataaaaaacattgaCAAATCTCAAAAAGTTaacaaacataaaaaatatggaCAGAATccaaaaaattaacaaacATAATCTATCATTGGGAAgtttcaaaaatttcaaatttgaatatatttttattgcaCACCctcttataaattaattattctattgaaaaaaaatttcatcaATTTCTAGTGGATCGATAactgtaaattttttttcaataaatttaaaaaattttgtaaaaatttccGACTTTCTAAAATTCTGTGAATCTCCAATTACTATCAACCCTTTTTTACTACGAGTAATCGCAACATTcaatcttttaaaatcatcTAAAAATCCAAAATCTCCAAAATTATTACTTCTTACTAAggacaaaataataaaatctttttctCTGCCTTGAAACCCATCAACTGTTTTTACTTCAACATCTTCATCTAGAAAATTCTTCAGTAATGACGCCTGAGCCGAATAAGGTGTAATTATACCAATacaatcatttttaaaattttttatattattttgtaaaaattttactattttacaaataatcAAAGCTTCTCCTTCATTCTTTTTACTATTTAAATCTTCAGTCTCATTAAAATCACTACAATCTGtatctataaaaatcatagGACTTtgatcaaataaattaattgaCTGTTTTTTATGGCTTAGAAtctttttatcataaaacATTTCATTTGAAAAACTTATCAAATTCGGACACATTCTGTATTGTAAATTAAGTAAAAATGTCTTGAGATCTAATTTCTGGAAAAGCGATGTTGTCTTTGGGCAAAGTTGATTTGGATCGCCGACAAGAATAAAATGATCGGCTTTAATTAAAGTAAGAAATGATTCCACATCAGTAGATTGGCAAGCTTCGTCTATGATTGCCCAGTCAAATTTggttttttcttttaaagaCGAAAAAAGTGTAGAAAAAACGATCCTTGTATTTTCTACTAAATCTGTCGTATAAGACttttttagattattttggatttttttaaaatttttctcgtttttatctttttcaataaaatttgtttttcttaaaatttgctcctctaaattaaatttcgtAAGTCCTTTGAGTGAACTTCCTAATCTGTAAAAAATTGGATtgttttcaataaaatatttggattttaaaaatcgcTCAATTATATTGTCTATAGTTATATTGCTTGGACCGGCTACTAAGACTTTAAGATTTTGTTTAAGTAATTGAGTAATTATTTCCACCACAGTTCTAGTTTTTCCAGTTCCTGGTGGTccaattattttatatgattttttgttaaaaatttcacaTATTGTCATTTTTTGActttcatttaaaaattcatcgGAATAATCAATTTCAAGAGAAGGCTGCGCAGAAAAAATAGGAGAAATCTCTTtagtatattttatctttttatcaatatttttcGCAACTTGctctaaatttttaggatcttcaatatcaaatttatcttttgaTGAccataaaaaactaataatttcatcttttgcgcttatttttaaattgtaattTGAACttattcttctttttaaattatcaatCCATCCTTCCAATATTTCTTTAGGTACTTCTTTAccgtttttaatatatttttctaaattttccaaaataatgtcattattaaaattagaatttCTAATAAGTTTGTAATCTCCGAAAtctatcttttttatcatttctACAATAACTTCATCTTCTTCTATTGTCAAAATTGTACCTcttgttataaatttaccagatgaaattttcaatttttcttcgggcttcaaaatattttttatttttcctttAGTTGTAGAACttgttattttaaatgttgTCACATAAGATTCATGTGTTTTGATCTGTTTAGTCAGTTTTGAATTATAAGAAATCGTTGGAGTGTTTTTTTCAGTTTCtgtaatttcttttttcagatttaattttaaatattctttgAATATCAAGTCCATTAAGGGGGTTGTTAATATCGTTATTAATAaactaataatatttatttttaatgggggacaacaatataaaaattatcaaaaaccGTAAAAGTTAGTAGCAAACAtgaaaaaaagtaaatatgacacaaaaaattttaatcatCTCGGGGTtacttaaataaataatgtgcttttttaaatagttgtttaattatattaaaaaacattaaatatgttaaatttacaaagaCACATTACAATTTTAGTGTAAATCTAAATAGAAAGGGGTTATTGCCGGAAAGTAgatgaattaaaaaaaataaaagctaaatcaattaatttaaaactgTAAAACCTCAAATTTGTAGCCTCAATTTCACATTGCTTGGGCatattcaaatatttatacaaattttcgattgaaaatttttatttgattatcGTAAACTGTTTTATAAACTGAGACTGAGTAAAAATGTGCTTATAAGATCTATGAAATGTTTTCTATGATTTTAGAATTATCATTTTCTCTTAGATGCGACCTGCTTTTCATCACGAGCAAATTCTTAGAATATACTTTGACTTTGATTTGGCATTTTTGATaaactaaaataaatgCTAAGCACTTTTTTTAGAGTGCTTCTAAGATGCCACGGGtcattaatttattttgtataatatattttttaagcaTTTGAGATATTTACTGTTTTAAtgctaaaatttatattgtttacaTGTTCTATAACAATGATTCAATGTGTAGTAGTAACGGTCTTCAAATTGGATCAAAAAACACGTAATATTGTAATTACAAATTCAAACTTATTCCTTCTGATAATTCTCTTCGATATTTACATAATATAATCTTACAAAAacaacttaaaaattttgtagaaaaaattttggctAAAGTAACCTTTAGCACACAATTTTCGATATagggttttttttgttttttttgcccctttttttaaaaaatggaagaaagaaaatgtggaggaagaaacaaaaataaaaattaaaacaataaatttattaatgtttCAAACACAGAACTAGAAGAATTTCTTTGAATCATGTacctaaataaataaagctTGGCACTACACGATGACCTATTTCTATTAGGTATAGCATTTTTGAGGGAACGCCAATTACCTTCGATGGTATTGGTATGAACACCAGTATTGGGATCTCGAAAGTGCAACGAGTGGTTAACCATATGGTGTTCTTTAAATATGGTCCTCAAAGAATGATAAGCCTTCCACATATCACTATGTATAGTACTTTTTGTActtacaaattttaataaatgacCCGTAAGAGTTTCTttatctctttttttaatatataacacTATTATTCTACGTTCGATGGTACGTTCTATCATACCGAAACACCAAAATCCCTTCACTAATTTTCCTCTGTTATGTTTATTCTTTCctattttaatttcatcAATTTCTACAACAACATCTTCCCCGCCTATCTTACtaaaagaagataaatatttgtcataaatgtttatttcttttaattttgttaataTAAAGGACACAGACTTTTTGGTACAACCTAACATTtgacaaatatatttacgTGGATAACCAAGAATCCACAGATTAagtatttgtaatattgtTATGTGATTAAGTTGAGAACATTCAAAGAAAGAATCTTTCCATATAGAAAATGACTTTTTGCAATCCTTCCAAGTACATATAAATAAGCCTTTCCCTTTACGTTGTACTCGAATCCTAGATGTACAATTATCACAAACAGTAGGttgtctttttattattaattcatTATACATCGCTTCCAGTTCATCTCTTGTCCAAATTCTTTcttccattttttaaaaaaaggggcaaaaaaaacaaaaaaaaccctATATCGAAAATTGTGTGCTAAAGGTTACTTTagccaaaattttttctgaCACTTTAAGAAAAtccatttttatacatcttaatgtattttttgacattatattttctttgcTAACAAACAATAACaattaattataagaaTAACAGAATTGCTCTATTAAAACGTGTGTAATATGCGTAAAacagaaataaatatatccCATGAACCATTATACATTgttaattctaaaaaaaaatatattttaagctaaacaaaaattggtcagatatttttaaatatatgtatgagaaaaaaaatatgttcatatattttatacagTTCAAAATCATAtcattttatcaaaaatttcaaagcAATAATTTGACCCATGACGccatttaaataaaaaatgtcatTAAAAAGGTTTATCatattattaatgttttgcttataacaataatttatttagtgtcatatttaatatacttttgaaaatttactaTTTGATCTCGctttttgaatataattgacaatttattttattggtTTTAAGTTGTCtagttaaatttataatgtaaAAACTAGACAAAAACATGGGTATTGTGTATTTGATTTATCTTATTTTCTCTCATCAGACTTTACTTTCGCCAGTGTTtaattacattaaaaaaattatgcaaAAGATTAAAGTAAGCATAAGCAACATGCTATAGAATTACACATCGATCAATTTATACGAAAAAgatttcattatttatcAATCAAAATTGTacaaataagaaatatgatttttaaaacaacgGCCTTAACtatactttttataatttattgaaaataatatagatTTTGAGATTTAGAATTGATAAACTCATACTTTATACAGATATTCTTGattacaaaatatatttcatatttatcgTACACGATCTTATTAACCATTTTAATTGGgggaaattaaaaaagtagATATGTACCTACGATAATGGTTTTCATTATTGGTCATATTTGGTTTATTCATTTATTGGTTTGTGTAGTTTATAATATGATTACgtttaaaacaaataaagcAATCATGAATGtatgatatttaaattatgatATAAGATTTAAAACTTGTTCTGTTTAGCTTATGAAgataagaaaataatgtaaataataattcGTAAACCAGTCtaaattaatgtttttcCACATTAAAATaactataaatttaaatttttatattataattacaattaaatttatatcataCATATACAAAGGAcatttattgtaattttgTTGTTTGATTATTTATCACCTCAATCAGATCATCATGTAACCTCGTCCCTGACTCTTGAGATAATAATTCTTCATCacataatatttctaatatattcTGATACTTGCTCTTACACTTTTCTTttgatataatattattctCCAATTCCCCTTCAAACATTTTTACTAGAATAGATGGAAACTCTCTTTTACAACatattttaacattttctccgatattgttttttagatctcggttaaaattttctatcaTTTCATTTGTATACtcttttataatgtttTCATCCCAagaattcaaaatttttgataacTCTCCTATCACATTGTCATGTTCAAAAATGTTTTCTATGGCCTTTGCTCCTTCTTCTATTAAttcattttcaaatttaattcttaCTTCTAattcatataaattttctactTTTCTATTTAATCCATCAGTTAATATTTCGTTTAACACTTCACCGAAGATTATTTTGtgcatttttttcaatatactcataatttcttttttgcatattgttttttcgACCTCTTTTTCTATGAtagttttaatttgatttatgtattttctatattcttttttagcATCCtcttgtaaatttttggaTAATTTTTCCCTTATTGTATCGTTATTTATATCTACTtcgtttttattaattctatAAGTATTAAGAACTTCGTCCTTTTTAGTATAAAATCGACTAAATCCCATTTcatatgtatttatttctaatccAGTTATTAATGTTGACAGTTCAAGACTACAAATTAATACatgttttttgaaaaaatttacatctTTTAAGTGATACTCTACAGATTCtttgtatattttgtataaatcaatattttcattactATTTGATAGATGTGATTCATTTATGGCGAATTGTCTTTTGTGTTTTTCTTTGGTTTCAATTAATTttccaatttttttaagcgTATCAAATATTGTATCATTACTACATTCATTTTCGTTCATGTATTTCTCTGCCTCTAAgaatatacaaattttcataatatgAGTATTCGATGAATATTCACGacatgataaa
Coding sequences within:
- a CDS encoding DNA-binding protein SMUBP-2, coding for MDLIFKEYLKLNLKKEITETEKNTPTISYNSKLTKQIKTHESYVTTFKITSSTTKGKIKNILKPEEKLKISSGKFITRGTILTIEEDEVIVEMIKKIDFGDYKLIRNSNFNNDIILENLEKYIKNGKEVPKEILEGWIDNLKRRISSNYNLKISAKDEIISFLWSSKDKFDIEDPKNLEQVAKNIDKKIKYTKEISPIFSAQPSLEIDYSDEFLNESQKMTICEIFNKKSYKIIGPPGTGKTRTVVEIITQLLKQNLKVLVAGPSNITIDNIIERFLKSKYFIENNPIFYRLGSSLKGLTKFNLEEQILRKTNFIEKDKNEKNFKKIQNNLKKSYTTDLVENTRIVFSTLFSSLKEKTKFDWAIIDEACQSTDVESFLTLIKADHFILVGDPNQLCPKTTSLFQKLDLKTFLLNLQYRMCPNLISFSNEMFYDKKILSHKKQSINLFDQSPMIFIDTDCSDFNETEDLNSKKNEGEALIICKIVKFLQNNIKNFKNDCIGIITPYSAQASLLKNFLDEDVEVKTVDGFQGREKDFIILSLVRSNNFGDFGFLDDFKRLNVAITRSKKGLIVIGDSQNFRKSEIFTKFFKFIEKKFTVIDPLEIDEIFFQ